A genomic segment from Gemmatimonadaceae bacterium encodes:
- the atpF gene encoding F0F1 ATP synthase subunit B, which produces MMPINFPLLLLLQGHGPSAEAAAEGAAKVGLLSPSGGLMFWTLIIFVILAFILSRYAFKPITAAVAAREKSLEDAIAGAKADRDESTRLLAEHRSKIEAARDEAQKIIAESRVVGDSVRTGMIEETRAQQQDMLERARREIDAEKNRAIAELRHEAVDLAIAGASKVIGANLDDNANRRIVEDFLASIPPAPARS; this is translated from the coding sequence ATGATGCCCATTAATTTCCCGCTTCTTCTTCTGCTGCAGGGCCATGGTCCTTCCGCGGAAGCGGCGGCTGAAGGAGCAGCAAAAGTCGGCCTGCTGTCGCCCAGCGGCGGTCTGATGTTCTGGACGCTGATCATCTTCGTGATCCTGGCGTTCATTCTCTCGCGGTATGCGTTCAAACCCATCACTGCTGCCGTCGCTGCGCGCGAAAAATCTCTTGAGGATGCGATTGCCGGCGCAAAAGCCGACCGCGACGAATCCACCCGTTTGCTCGCCGAGCATCGATCGAAGATCGAAGCCGCCCGTGACGAGGCGCAGAAGATTATCGCCGAGAGCCGTGTTGTGGGCGACTCCGTGCGCACAGGGATGATCGAAGAGACCCGCGCGCAGCAGCAGGACATGCTCGAACGCGCCCGCCGCGAGATCGACGCCGAGAAAAACCGTGCGATCGCGGAGCTGCGGCACGAGGCGGTTGACCTGGCCATTGCCGGCGCGAGCAAGGTCATCGGCGCAAATCTCGACGATAACGCCAATCGTCGCATCGTCGAAGACTTTCTCGCCTCGATTCCGCCTGCGCCGGCACGGAGCTGA
- the atpE gene encoding ATP synthase F0 subunit C, whose amino-acid sequence MAPHPPQFEEIRSNLKMSFYPLLQAAVYNAEYSAAWAQMGAGIGAGIAVLGAGVGIGRLAGQAMDGMARQPEMAGRIQTGAIIFAALIEGAALFAIVVSFLIQNKF is encoded by the coding sequence GTGGCGCCACACCCACCTCAATTCGAAGAAATACGGAGCAACCTCAAGATGTCGTTTTATCCTTTACTGCAGGCCGCCGTTTATAACGCTGAATACTCCGCCGCATGGGCACAGATGGGTGCGGGCATTGGCGCCGGAATCGCCGTGCTTGGCGCGGGTGTTGGAATTGGCCGTCTTGCCGGCCAGGCGATGGACGGCATGGCGCGCCAGCCAGAGATGGCCGGCCGCATTCAGACCGGTGCAATTATTTTTGCAGCGCTTATCGAAGGCGCTGCCCTGTTCGCAATCGTCGTGTCGTTTCTGATTCAAAACAAGTTCTAA
- the atpB gene encoding F0F1 ATP synthase subunit A — protein MIVESQDIITPHITDSHALEYPCFEPGYACHYELPRWDPIHLGGLVIDMSPTKHVVMLLIAATLCLVTLLLAARAHSRQHLAAGKPKGFANGIEALVLYIRQEVILPNVGHHGNAYVPFVLTLFFFILFTNLLGLIPYGSTATGNIAVTGMLAIITFFVVEFAGIRTLGKGYIKTIVYWPSDQPFIMKAMLTPLMTPIELIGKFTKPFALAIRLFANMTAGHIVVLALISLIFTFGSFRLAPLPLLMALAIMVLEVFIAFLQAYVFALLASVFIGLIREGAH, from the coding sequence ATGATCGTTGAATCGCAAGACATCATCACACCGCACATCACCGACTCGCACGCACTCGAATATCCGTGCTTCGAGCCGGGTTATGCCTGCCACTACGAGCTCCCCAGATGGGACCCCATACATCTCGGAGGTCTCGTCATCGACATGTCGCCAACCAAACATGTCGTCATGCTCCTCATAGCCGCCACGCTCTGTCTCGTGACGCTCCTGCTTGCGGCCCGTGCCCACAGCAGACAGCATCTCGCCGCCGGCAAGCCCAAGGGATTCGCCAACGGCATCGAAGCACTCGTGTTGTACATACGCCAGGAAGTTATCCTTCCCAACGTCGGACATCATGGCAACGCGTACGTGCCGTTCGTATTGACCCTCTTCTTCTTCATTCTCTTCACGAATCTGCTCGGCCTTATTCCATATGGCTCGACAGCCACTGGCAATATTGCCGTCACCGGCATGTTGGCGATCATCACTTTTTTCGTCGTCGAGTTTGCCGGCATCCGAACCTTGGGCAAGGGTTACATCAAGACGATTGTCTACTGGCCCAGTGACCAGCCTTTCATTATGAAGGCAATGCTGACGCCGCTTATGACGCCGATCGAGTTGATCGGCAAGTTCACGAAACCCTTTGCGCTCGCGATCCGGCTTTTCGCGAACATGACGGCGGGACATATCGTCGTTCTGGCGCTGATCAGCCTGATCTTCACTTTTGGCAGCTTTCGACTGGCGCCATTGCCGTTGCTCATGGCTCTGGCAATCATGGTCCTCGAAGTGTTCATTGCGTTTCTTCAGGCATACGTCTTTGCACTGCTCGCCAGCGTTTTCATCGGGCTCATCCGCGAGGGCGCCCACTGA
- a CDS encoding AtpZ/AtpI family protein gives MTDKKPHKAEMGAEQSDSLEVRSFAGVGLQFAASLVIFLLGGQWLDQRFGTSPVFVLAGVFIGGGAAFYSMYRRLVAAQKADDARRRTK, from the coding sequence ATGACGGATAAAAAACCGCATAAAGCGGAGATGGGTGCCGAGCAGTCGGACAGTCTGGAGGTGCGCTCATTCGCCGGCGTTGGACTGCAATTCGCGGCATCGCTGGTCATTTTCCTGCTGGGCGGACAATGGCTCGACCAGAGATTCGGCACAAGTCCCGTATTCGTGTTGGCCGGGGTGTTCATTGGCGGCGGGGCCGCGTTCTACAGCATGTACCGACGGCTCGTCGCGGCGCAGAAAGCGGACGACGCCCGGCGGCGCACGAAATGA
- a CDS encoding BsuPI-related putative proteinase inhibitor produces MPNRLIIPLLFAASVAFVRGSSGHKESVTPVSDNQHQKEGPIASSFSVGVRDGLRLELSVANNTKKMIELRFANGQTHDFAVLDDKGNEVWRWSDGRMFTQSFQNKLVKARDTAVYASNWDASKMHGRFTAIATLMSDNHPIEQRVEFALK; encoded by the coding sequence ATGCCAAATCGTCTCATCATTCCGTTGCTGTTTGCTGCATCCGTCGCGTTTGTCCGCGGTTCTTCGGGGCACAAGGAATCCGTGACCCCAGTCTCGGACAATCAACATCAGAAGGAAGGCCCGATTGCTTCTTCGTTTTCAGTTGGAGTGCGGGATGGACTAAGGCTCGAGCTCAGCGTTGCCAACAACACGAAAAAAATGATCGAGTTGCGGTTTGCGAACGGGCAAACTCACGATTTTGCCGTGCTGGACGACAAGGGCAACGAAGTGTGGCGTTGGAGCGATGGGCGAATGTTCACACAGTCGTTTCAGAACAAACTGGTAAAGGCGCGCGATACTGCGGTTTACGCGAGCAACTGGGACGCGAGCAAGATGCACGGCAGGTTTACGGCGATTGCGACGTTGATGAGTGACAATCATCCGATTGAGCAACGGGTCGAGTTTGCTCTGAAGTAG
- a CDS encoding AAA family ATPase, whose protein sequence is MTRADILPTVRLAALGDCAIHVPRGKIEPTATVVFTTALYLLLERSEATQRKMLESMLWPSAPVATASHRLRQTLLKLKQLGFPVETVSKTSLSVGNAVVSIDFEEFLVSRKGIDRTGDESLVLFPGYEPTFSAPAMEWLDAKKAEINSSITRLMLGIVAGHRVKAQWTEVERTARKLLGISPYNEEATLALAEAYAMRGSKLEGMRILDKYLSEVGRGPSDLRVPATIMRKRIANRIPPRAHLFAASTPLVGRGASMEELGVLLDRARARQGQACLIWGDAGIGKSRLLAEFSTFAALQGVRTQRVQCRASDPHRPLSVFVDMVPLLRGMRGAIGCSPETMSYLDRLTKHKPTPIEVRVEEGDSEFVYARVQMALFDLIDAVAEETPLMLVVEDVHWLDSTSAKVLTDLMAWMVDRRIFFVFTGRERPEQWSPGSAAKLVEIHLPPLEPEPSADVLLGILRQQGREISAVYLKWCVNVAEGNPYFLEELANHWIETGAEHDVPPSLTAMLDQRVSRLTPDALQLLQTCAILEKNSTLERIERVLEYQSHQLLGCINTLGAAGMVVTEAAENPEQGPDRIVSRHDLLSNAAIVLLPAPARAFLHRRVGLVLEAEIDEDRSAAVLWDCAKHWQLSGNAARAFSLATSCATHLMKVGLPSAAAEAYEKCLAFCSNDEERLQILTEQAHAYEDSSAWLNALGTISNAKSILGTIRPQQSKHDDLELINSRARWRSGDARGGLTNCLACVNCESATADHRARAGVMSLMLLDSTGAHDQMPSIFAMIQRLAASTGVDPFSLTEANMVFHSICGDLDIAVQSADSLISNERSKSERNYLFRVLCNGAVVYRTAGLFQKAKESLMEAVVLAEAHVLPRSLFRVLSMLAHSALERGQIGEARAWYSKLLAQVRPQDDVYVALDMGSIGARLALIDRDAAAAAKHYSLSFQHINSDQLGQGRTYGLAVHVAIILARGKRLTQKTVEALENAHVKSRRSPCEAYPAYVTYRALQAVGRVDRAEELIHEYETLYRRERVPAGNHLLESIYVRNVSAHEQRGRSQLSPILSRKRGS, encoded by the coding sequence ATGACGAGAGCTGACATCCTGCCGACGGTGCGGCTAGCCGCCCTCGGCGACTGCGCGATCCACGTACCCCGGGGGAAGATAGAGCCGACGGCGACGGTTGTGTTCACGACCGCGCTGTATCTGCTGCTCGAGCGGAGCGAGGCGACACAACGGAAGATGCTCGAGTCGATGCTGTGGCCGTCGGCTCCGGTCGCGACTGCGTCACACCGGCTCAGGCAGACGCTCCTCAAGCTCAAGCAGCTCGGATTTCCGGTCGAGACGGTGAGCAAGACCAGCCTTTCGGTTGGTAACGCTGTAGTCAGCATCGACTTTGAGGAGTTCCTGGTCTCGCGCAAGGGGATAGACCGGACCGGGGATGAGTCGCTAGTTCTGTTTCCCGGGTACGAGCCGACGTTCTCCGCGCCGGCGATGGAGTGGCTCGACGCGAAGAAAGCCGAAATCAACTCATCGATAACGCGGTTGATGCTGGGAATTGTAGCGGGGCACCGGGTCAAGGCGCAGTGGACGGAAGTTGAGCGGACTGCCCGAAAGCTGCTCGGCATTTCCCCCTACAATGAAGAGGCGACGCTGGCGCTTGCCGAAGCTTATGCCATGCGGGGATCGAAGCTCGAGGGGATGCGGATTCTCGACAAGTATCTGAGTGAGGTTGGCCGGGGTCCAAGCGATCTGCGGGTGCCGGCGACGATAATGCGAAAGCGGATCGCCAACCGGATTCCGCCGCGCGCCCATCTGTTCGCCGCCAGCACGCCGCTGGTGGGACGCGGAGCATCGATGGAGGAGCTTGGAGTTCTGCTCGACCGGGCACGCGCGAGGCAAGGCCAGGCGTGTCTGATCTGGGGGGATGCCGGGATCGGCAAGAGCCGGCTGCTGGCTGAGTTCAGTACTTTCGCCGCGCTTCAGGGAGTTCGTACGCAGCGCGTGCAGTGCCGTGCGAGCGATCCGCACCGTCCGCTGTCGGTGTTTGTCGACATGGTTCCGTTGTTGAGAGGGATGCGGGGGGCGATCGGGTGCTCGCCCGAGACCATGAGCTACCTCGACCGGTTGACGAAGCACAAGCCGACGCCGATCGAGGTGCGGGTCGAAGAGGGCGACTCGGAGTTTGTTTACGCGCGGGTGCAGATGGCGCTGTTCGATCTGATCGATGCCGTTGCGGAAGAGACACCGCTGATGCTTGTCGTCGAGGATGTGCACTGGCTCGATTCGACATCGGCGAAGGTACTGACGGATCTGATGGCGTGGATGGTTGACCGCCGCATTTTCTTTGTCTTCACGGGCCGCGAGCGTCCGGAACAATGGTCGCCGGGATCGGCCGCGAAGCTTGTGGAGATTCATCTGCCGCCACTCGAGCCCGAGCCGTCTGCGGATGTGCTGCTGGGAATTCTCCGTCAGCAAGGCAGGGAGATTTCTGCAGTTTACCTCAAGTGGTGTGTGAACGTCGCGGAGGGAAATCCGTATTTTCTCGAAGAACTCGCCAATCACTGGATCGAGACCGGGGCCGAACATGATGTGCCGCCGTCGCTGACGGCGATGCTCGACCAGCGGGTATCGCGGCTCACGCCGGATGCGCTGCAGCTGCTACAGACGTGTGCGATTCTCGAGAAGAATTCGACGCTAGAGCGGATCGAGCGGGTGCTGGAGTACCAGTCGCATCAGCTGCTCGGATGCATCAACACGCTGGGTGCGGCGGGGATGGTAGTGACGGAGGCTGCGGAGAATCCGGAGCAAGGGCCAGACCGCATTGTGAGCAGGCACGATTTGTTGTCGAACGCGGCGATTGTCCTGTTGCCCGCGCCGGCGCGCGCATTTCTACATCGACGAGTGGGATTGGTGCTCGAAGCCGAGATAGATGAGGACCGGTCGGCGGCCGTATTGTGGGACTGTGCGAAGCACTGGCAGTTGTCGGGGAATGCGGCGCGGGCGTTTTCGCTCGCGACCTCGTGTGCAACGCATTTGATGAAGGTGGGGTTGCCGAGTGCAGCGGCAGAGGCGTATGAGAAGTGCCTGGCGTTTTGTAGCAATGACGAGGAGAGGCTTCAGATTCTCACCGAACAAGCTCACGCGTACGAGGACAGCAGTGCGTGGCTTAATGCTCTTGGGACCATCTCAAACGCGAAGTCCATACTCGGAACCATCAGGCCCCAGCAGTCCAAGCATGACGACCTCGAACTAATTAACTCGCGGGCCAGATGGCGCAGTGGCGACGCGCGTGGCGGCTTAACAAATTGCCTGGCATGCGTGAATTGTGAGTCTGCCACCGCCGATCACCGGGCGAGGGCAGGTGTAATGAGTCTTATGCTTCTCGACTCCACAGGTGCACACGATCAAATGCCCTCGATATTCGCGATGATTCAGCGGCTGGCAGCATCAACCGGCGTCGACCCGTTCTCGCTGACCGAAGCCAACATGGTCTTCCACTCGATTTGTGGCGACTTGGACATCGCAGTCCAGAGCGCAGACTCTTTAATCTCGAACGAGAGAAGCAAATCTGAGCGAAATTACTTATTTCGGGTGCTGTGCAATGGAGCTGTAGTCTACCGCACTGCGGGCCTGTTCCAAAAAGCCAAAGAGTCATTGATGGAGGCCGTTGTCCTGGCGGAAGCTCACGTGCTCCCGAGATCGCTTTTTCGGGTCTTGTCCATGTTAGCTCACTCGGCACTTGAACGTGGCCAGATTGGCGAAGCAAGAGCGTGGTATTCCAAATTACTTGCCCAGGTTCGACCACAGGATGATGTGTATGTGGCGTTGGATATGGGTTCGATAGGCGCGCGCCTCGCGCTAATCGATCGAGACGCCGCCGCGGCGGCGAAGCACTACTCTCTTTCTTTTCAACATATTAACTCCGATCAACTCGGCCAAGGTCGCACGTACGGCCTAGCAGTCCACGTTGCGATAATCCTTGCTCGGGGCAAACGCCTTACCCAGAAGACGGTTGAAGCGCTAGAAAACGCGCACGTCAAATCCCGCAGGTCGCCCTGCGAAGCGTATCCTGCTTACGTCACGTATCGCGCGCTGCAGGCCGTTGGCCGAGTTGATCGAGCCGAAGAACTCATACATGAATACGAGACGCTGTATCGACGCGAGCGCGTGCCGGCAGGAAACCATCTCCTAGAAAGCATTTATGTCCGCAACGTCTCAGCCCACGAGCAGCGGGGACGGAGCCAGCTTTCGCCGATCCTGAGTCGCAAGCGCGGGAGTTAA
- a CDS encoding HD domain-containing phosphohydrolase, producing MCPQTRGKIIRELYKVNWQLQQTNQELLELMVAAIEARDPYTSGHSRRVSRNARLIAQALGLKDKQIDRVTVAALLHDVGKIHGTFAPILSKPGLLIAEENAVMQTHPIKSEELVMMVSQPSDVVFPVRNHHENWDGTGYPMVLWANEFRLPVELSCSLIRLTQ from the coding sequence ATGTGTCCACAAACCCGGGGTAAGATCATCCGAGAACTTTATAAGGTTAACTGGCAACTCCAACAAACGAACCAGGAACTACTGGAATTAATGGTCGCCGCCATTGAGGCCAGAGATCCGTACACATCAGGACATTCGCGGAGGGTGTCGAGAAATGCGCGGTTGATCGCACAGGCTCTTGGGCTGAAGGACAAGCAGATTGATCGCGTAACTGTCGCAGCTTTGCTTCACGACGTAGGCAAGATTCATGGGACTTTCGCGCCAATACTGAGCAAGCCGGGACTATTGATTGCCGAAGAAAACGCCGTGATGCAAACTCACCCGATAAAGAGTGAAGAGCTAGTGATGATGGTTTCTCAACCTAGCGACGTGGTTTTCCCAGTTCGCAATCACCATGAAAATTGGGACGGCACCGGCTATCCGATGGTCTTGTGGGCGAACGAATTCCGATTGCCAGTCGAATTATCATGTTCGCTGATACGATTGACGCAATGA
- a CDS encoding transposase, with amino-acid sequence MGKKRRIRREFTAEFRTEAVQLMMDRLREGTSLTEIGRGIDVEPYLLRRWAR; translated from the coding sequence ATGGGAAAGAAAAGACGTATCCGGCGCGAGTTCACGGCTGAGTTCCGGACCGAGGCGGTGCAGTTGATGATGGATCGATTGCGGGAAGGAACGAGTCTCACAGAGATCGGCCGGGGCATCGACGTTGAGCCGTACCTGCTTCGCCGGTGGGCCAGATAG
- a CDS encoding integrase core domain-containing protein — translation MLSKQHFISSMSRAGDCWDNAVVESFFATLKTELVSDAQWQTRHQATKSVVEFIEVWYNRKRRHQTLGYRTPAEYEREVLKRAKAA, via the coding sequence GTGCTCTCGAAGCAGCACTTCATTTCGAGCATGAGCCGAGCCGGTGACTGCTGGGACAATGCGGTGGTTGAGTCATTCTTTGCGACACTGAAGACGGAGCTCGTCAGCGATGCCCAGTGGCAGACGCGTCACCAGGCCACCAAGTCTGTGGTCGAGTTCATCGAGGTGTGGTATAATCGCAAGCGCCGTCATCAGACGCTTGGCTACCGCACCCCCGCGGAGTACGAAAGAGAAGTGCTCAAGCGAGCAAAAGCAGCCTAA
- a CDS encoding sigma-54 dependent transcriptional regulator has translation MKVLITLTDVEPAVHLNALLEANGIDTAVVSPLDDMRSEIRRAKPDLIVLTGAIADAGNIQIVREQLWEGVGVIGLADVADPDLIERLRAIGFVDVHAKPVSADDLLALVRRALDRQRLVEVTGLIGQSNAIRELLVKIEQIAPVSSTVMIEGESGTGKELVARAIHRLSPRRNKPFIAVNVGALAESLIESELFGHEKGAFTGAAERRLGRFELANGGTIFLDEIGEVPPSTQVRLLRVLEEREVTRVGGVAPIAIDVRVVAATNQPLRERVEQGLFRSDLYYRLNVLSMYLPPLRERPDDIPILVRRFVREYSARHDRPFHGISAEAMQLLMGYPWPGNVRELRNLIESMVVLAPGREVGASDIPREIREGGVSRFLPVHIGPVVRGSRGADGRELEFIVRSLVELKLQIEELRSRIQVADEMRDGSREDGRHVGFDTGRMIAGNGGEVIRAGPSAVPAAAIEPSDQNAPSNVVTITPGMTMAEIERTAIQAALAETHGNRRRAAEMLGIGERTMYRKLRDYGIIAS, from the coding sequence ATGAAAGTTCTCATCACCCTCACTGATGTCGAACCTGCCGTGCACCTCAATGCGCTGCTCGAGGCGAATGGTATCGATACCGCCGTAGTCTCACCGCTTGACGACATGAGAAGCGAGATCCGGCGCGCAAAGCCGGATCTCATCGTTCTTACCGGCGCGATTGCCGATGCCGGCAACATCCAGATTGTTCGCGAACAGCTGTGGGAAGGTGTCGGTGTGATCGGGCTCGCCGATGTCGCAGATCCGGATCTAATCGAGCGCCTTCGCGCGATCGGCTTTGTTGACGTTCATGCGAAACCCGTGTCGGCTGATGATCTGCTCGCGCTGGTGCGCCGGGCGCTCGATCGACAGCGGTTGGTGGAAGTGACGGGTCTCATCGGCCAGTCGAATGCGATTCGAGAGCTACTTGTGAAGATCGAGCAGATTGCGCCGGTATCGAGCACGGTGATGATCGAAGGCGAAAGCGGAACCGGCAAGGAGCTGGTCGCGCGGGCGATTCACCGGTTGAGCCCGCGGCGGAACAAGCCGTTTATTGCGGTCAACGTCGGCGCTCTCGCTGAGTCGCTGATCGAGAGCGAATTGTTCGGCCATGAGAAAGGCGCATTCACCGGCGCTGCGGAACGACGCCTTGGCCGATTCGAGCTCGCAAACGGCGGGACGATATTCCTGGATGAGATTGGGGAAGTGCCGCCGTCAACCCAGGTGCGGCTGCTGAGGGTGCTCGAGGAACGAGAGGTGACGCGGGTCGGTGGTGTCGCGCCGATCGCCATCGATGTCCGCGTCGTTGCCGCTACGAACCAGCCACTCCGCGAACGGGTGGAGCAGGGACTGTTCAGGTCGGATCTATACTACCGCCTCAATGTTCTCAGCATGTATCTGCCGCCGCTGCGCGAACGACCCGACGACATCCCCATTCTCGTACGCCGGTTCGTGCGCGAATACTCGGCACGGCATGACCGGCCTTTTCATGGTATTTCCGCGGAGGCGATGCAGCTCCTTATGGGATATCCCTGGCCCGGGAACGTGAGAGAGCTCCGCAACCTGATTGAGAGCATGGTGGTGCTGGCGCCGGGGCGAGAGGTTGGCGCCAGCGACATTCCGCGCGAAATCAGGGAGGGCGGAGTCTCCCGGTTTCTTCCCGTGCACATCGGCCCCGTCGTTCGCGGTTCGCGCGGCGCGGATGGACGCGAGCTTGAGTTCATCGTCCGAAGTCTCGTCGAGTTGAAGCTGCAGATCGAGGAGTTGAGGTCGCGAATACAGGTTGCTGACGAGATGCGCGACGGAAGCCGTGAGGATGGGAGGCATGTGGGATTCGATACCGGTCGCATGATTGCGGGGAACGGGGGTGAAGTGATTCGAGCGGGCCCGTCGGCCGTTCCCGCCGCCGCGATCGAGCCTTCAGATCAGAATGCACCTTCTAACGTGGTGACGATTACGCCCGGAATGACTATGGCCGAGATCGAGCGCACCGCCATTCAGGCTGCGCTGGCTGAAACCCACGGCAATCGCCGCAGGGCGGCGGAGATGCTCGGCATCGGCGAGCGTACGATGTATCGGAAGCTTCGGGATTACGGCATCATCGCATCCTGA
- a CDS encoding MogA/MoaB family molybdenum cofactor biosynthesis protein, translating into MRVAILTVSDSVTRGIRDDTSGDAVAEWCVGRGDAVVMRETLGDETSDITQRLVAWCDSANLDLILTTGGTGLAPRDLTPEATRAVIERDVPGISERIRLSCVESFPRAALSRGVAGVRGSTLIVNLPGSTTGVRDALAALDPIVSHACDVLSGRITQHDSTDTPTSIDPR; encoded by the coding sequence ATGCGCGTTGCAATTCTCACAGTTTCAGATTCGGTCACTCGCGGCATTCGCGATGACACATCCGGCGATGCTGTCGCCGAGTGGTGCGTGGGCCGCGGAGACGCCGTCGTCATGCGCGAAACCCTGGGCGACGAGACTTCCGATATCACTCAACGGCTCGTCGCATGGTGCGATTCGGCGAACCTCGATCTCATACTCACGACCGGTGGTACCGGACTCGCGCCGCGCGACCTTACGCCTGAAGCAACGCGCGCTGTAATCGAGCGAGACGTGCCTGGGATTTCTGAACGGATCCGTCTGAGCTGCGTCGAGAGTTTTCCGCGTGCGGCGCTTTCGCGGGGTGTGGCGGGCGTGCGCGGTTCGACGTTGATCGTGAATCTGCCGGGATCGACGACTGGAGTGAGAGACGCCCTCGCGGCACTCGATCCGATTGTGTCCCACGCATGTGACGTGCTGAGCGGCCGCATCACGCAGCACGATTCGACTGATACGCCGACGAGTATCGATCCGCGATGA
- the gcvT gene encoding glycine cleavage system aminomethyltransferase GcvT — protein MTQPGIPESLKRTPLTETHAALGAKLVPFAGYVMPIQYATGITAEHRAVREKCGLFDVSHMGEFIVRGPGAVEFVNYVTTNDVAALDIGQAHYSTILNERGTIEDDCLVYRSNDQIMMVVNASNAAKDLAHVGNEIGRFDCTIEDVSDSTALLALQGPHAARILQEFTETDLSGIDYYHFATGAVAGISGIIISRTGYTGEDGFELYFPNENAVAVWNALTESEEVTPTGLGCRDSLRLEMGMALYGNDIDDTTTPLEANLGWLVKLKKGDFVGRDALARQKDQGLSRKLVGFTTSERCFPRHGYPVFAGGEPSGEVRSGTVSPTLDIPIGTAYVPTASSSPGSEMEIEIRGKRVAAIVQKMPFYKDGSHL, from the coding sequence ATGACGCAACCTGGAATACCCGAATCACTTAAACGGACCCCGCTCACCGAAACCCACGCCGCGCTCGGCGCCAAGCTCGTGCCTTTTGCCGGCTACGTCATGCCAATTCAGTACGCCACCGGCATCACCGCCGAGCATCGTGCGGTTCGCGAAAAATGCGGGCTCTTCGACGTGAGTCACATGGGCGAATTCATCGTGCGCGGGCCTGGGGCGGTGGAGTTCGTGAACTACGTCACCACAAACGACGTCGCCGCGCTCGACATTGGTCAGGCGCATTACTCGACCATCCTGAACGAGCGAGGCACCATCGAAGACGACTGCCTGGTCTATCGCTCCAATGACCAGATCATGATGGTCGTCAACGCATCCAACGCCGCGAAAGATCTCGCGCACGTCGGCAATGAAATCGGACGCTTCGACTGCACGATCGAAGACGTCAGCGATTCAACTGCACTCCTCGCGCTCCAGGGCCCCCATGCCGCGCGCATTCTCCAGGAGTTTACCGAAACCGACCTTTCGGGAATCGACTACTACCATTTTGCCACCGGCGCCGTTGCCGGAATTTCAGGGATCATCATCTCACGCACCGGCTACACCGGCGAAGACGGATTCGAGCTCTACTTCCCCAACGAGAATGCTGTCGCCGTGTGGAACGCGCTCACTGAATCTGAAGAAGTCACTCCCACCGGCCTTGGCTGCCGCGACAGCCTGCGCCTCGAGATGGGAATGGCTCTGTACGGCAATGACATCGACGATACGACAACACCTCTGGAAGCCAACCTCGGCTGGCTCGTCAAGCTGAAGAAAGGAGACTTCGTTGGACGCGATGCGCTCGCTCGCCAGAAGGACCAGGGGCTGTCTCGCAAGTTGGTTGGCTTCACGACCAGTGAGCGATGTTTCCCGCGACACGGATATCCCGTATTTGCCGGTGGCGAACCAAGTGGCGAAGTGAGAAGCGGAACGGTTAGCCCCACGCTCGACATCCCGATCGGAACGGCTTACGTCCCGACGGCATCCTCTTCACCGGGCTCTGAAATGGAGATCGAGATCCGCGGAAAGCGCGTCGCCGCGATAGTGCAGAAGATGCCATTCTACAAAGACGGATCGCACCTATAG
- a CDS encoding helix-turn-helix domain-containing protein, with translation MPMLSSQIAELLKTNRKALGFTQKEVASRAGVSTRLWAEVERGERPNVSLLTALRMLGHVGISIRMTDASGTTRELRDPDTAAVGRLARAAIRRATWHGRQLRLDQDGADEPPSPRGPDGVDAVALVSEQAFTVARSRPSAETRMALLPVARAPSRKSGATPSRQSAGRRR, from the coding sequence ATGCCAATGCTTTCGAGCCAGATTGCTGAGCTTCTAAAAACGAATCGCAAAGCTCTCGGATTCACCCAGAAGGAAGTTGCGAGCCGTGCCGGAGTCAGCACGCGGCTCTGGGCCGAAGTCGAGCGGGGAGAACGCCCAAATGTGAGTCTTCTGACCGCCCTCCGAATGTTGGGCCATGTTGGTATCAGCATTCGAATGACCGACGCGTCGGGCACTACCCGCGAACTTCGTGACCCTGACACGGCTGCCGTTGGCCGGCTCGCGCGGGCTGCGATCCGAAGGGCAACATGGCACGGGAGACAGTTGCGACTTGACCAGGACGGCGCGGATGAGCCGCCGTCCCCGCGTGGCCCAGACGGCGTAGACGCAGTCGCGCTGGTCTCAGAGCAGGCCTTCACCGTCGCGCGCAGCCGGCCATCAGCAGAAACAAGAATGGCATTGCTGCCAGTCGCCCGGGCGCCGAGCCGGAAGTCAGGAGCTACGCCGTCGCGGCAGTCGGCCGGCCGGCGACGCTGA